The following proteins are encoded in a genomic region of Chloracidobacterium sp.:
- a CDS encoding TlpA family protein disulfide reductase: protein MKFFFRSLALACSCFLIGQLFIGCGGTATNTAAVQPPAGVNAASPAPPASSYPPLNSLVANAEFEMLDGTKFKPQDRKGNVLLLNLWATWCGPCRAEIPELIAINDKYKESGVQVIGLDVGDGSGKPEDTETIQKFAEKMKINYELARIPLNSIRDIAKVTNFDGVPQSLVVDRQGRLRGVFLGGDPKTVNKMKETIETILAE from the coding sequence ATGAAGTTCTTTTTCAGATCGCTTGCACTTGCCTGCTCATGTTTTCTTATTGGTCAGCTCTTTATAGGCTGCGGCGGTACGGCGACGAATACCGCCGCGGTGCAGCCGCCGGCGGGCGTCAATGCGGCCTCACCCGCACCTCCGGCCTCATCGTATCCGCCGCTGAACTCGCTGGTTGCAAATGCAGAATTCGAGATGCTCGACGGAACGAAGTTCAAGCCGCAGGATCGAAAAGGCAACGTCCTTTTGCTTAACCTTTGGGCAACGTGGTGCGGCCCGTGCAGGGCCGAGATACCCGAGCTTATAGCGATCAACGATAAGTACAAGGAAAGCGGCGTTCAGGTCATCGGCCTTGATGTCGGTGACGGCAGCGGCAAACCGGAAGATACTGAGACGATACAAAAATTTGCCGAGAAGATGAAGATCAATTACGAGTTGGCTCGTATCCCGTTGAATTCCATACGCGACATCGCCAAGGTTACGAATTTTGACGGCGTGCCGCAGAGTCTGGTGGTCGATCGCCAAGGGCGTCTCCGTGGTGTATTCCTTGGCGGCGATCCAAAAACCGT